The following DNA comes from Paraburkholderia sp. PGU19.
ATCGCGGGCGGGTCGCTCATGTCATTCCGATTTGCGCAAGACAGCGGCGACCTGTTGCGCGGCCCTTTCGATTTCCTCCTCGTTGAAAGGCGCGAAACCCATCACCAGACCCGGTTGATGACGATGGCGCTGCGTGTATCTGCCCAACGGCGCCGCGTCGATGCCCGCTGCTCTCAGCTTTTGGACGGCTGTATGCTCGTCGACCGAATGCAGCCGGCCAATCACGTCGAGCCCCGCAATGGCCGGCTGAACTTCGATCAGATCTTGCCAATGGTCCTGTGCCGCGCGCTCGAACGCATGCGCGCGGCGCGCATAGATCTTCCGCGTGCGGCGCACGTGCCGGTCAAAGTGGCCTTCGCCAAGAAAGTCCGCAAGAACGGCTTGCGTCAAACCATTCGCACTTCGCACGGTAAGGGACGCCGCGCGAACGAAAGGCTCGACCAGACGCGGCGGCAGTACCGCATAGGCGAGCCGCAGCGACGGAAACATCAGCTTGCTGAATGTTCCCGCCAATACGACGTGCTGATCGGCATCGGGAAGACTTCGCAACGCGGGCAGCGGATGCGAGCGAAAGCAATACTCGCTGTCGTAATCATCTTCGAAAATGATCGTGCCGTTCGCGGCGGCCCAGCGTAGCAGCGCGGCACGCCGTTCGTTCGACAATGGCACGCCGAGCGGTGCATGACGCGTCGGCGTCACATAGACGAGCGCGGCCGAAGGCGCGTCGCGTATGCCGTCGTGGACACGCAGACCGTCGTGATCGACGGGAACATCGACCACGTGCGCGCCGCTTGCGTGCATGATCTGACGCGCGCCCACGTAGCCGGGGTCTTCCATCCATACGGTGTCGCCCGGCCCCGTCAACAACCGCATGCAAAGGTCCAGCGCGTGTTGCACGCTACCGATGACGACGATCTGTTCCAGTGGTACCCGGACGCCACGCGCAATGGCGAGATGGTCGGCTATCGCGGCCCGCAGCGCAGGCAATCCGGCAGGACTCGTGTCATTGAGTGTGAGCAGACGCGAGGGCCGCAATTGCCGCACGTGCAACTGTCGCCATAAATCGATGGGAAAAAGACGTATATCGCCGCGATGCGGGAAGAAAGGCTGCGGCAACGCGTTCGTGCCCGAGAGCGGAAACGGTGGATCGTTTTCCCTGAGCCGCTTGATCCAGGGCGCGTGCGATGCTCGCGAAAAACCTGCATTCGCAGCAGTTGACGGTGCAGATATGGGTTTGGCAGGATGACGTTGGTCCGGCAACACCGCGCTGACTCGCGTGCCGCTTCCCGTGCGGGTTACCAGATAACCCTCGGACAACAATTGCTCGTACGCGGCCGCAACCGTGCCTCTCGCGAGATTGTATTGCTGTGCCAGTGTACGGGTGCCTGGGAGCACGCTGTCGCCGGGCAGGCGGCCACTAATGATCGCCAGCCTCAACGCTTCGTAGAGCCAACGCTGCAAGCCTTCTTTGGGATCGGGTGTACCCAAAGGCAGGGACCATACGATGGTCGACCTTTCGCGTCTATTCGTACCCGCCAGGGCGTCACACCGATCGTTCATAACATTTGCAGAGTCTATAGCTGGAGCGTGCGGTAGTAGTGAGATTGCGTGCTACTGACGCTAACGAGTGCGGCAATACGCAAATGGGAAATTCATTCCCTTATAGCCAAGACGTTTTATGCGCTGAGTTTGTGACAGCGGGAAACGCGATAGGGAAAGTGGACCAGTTTGCGAATCGAAAACCGGCACATTACATGCAAGCACTTTCATCGTACTGTCGTGACATCAATGGGCCGGTTTCGGTTGAAAAATCGTGACCGGCGAATCGCTCTACCGCTTTACACACTGTTGCGATGATGAACCTTCGACGCCAGGCTCCAAACGATGCGAACATTAGCGGCATCGTTGCTCCGCAGCCTCGCAAATTGCCGCGCCAGTCACGCGCAGCGCACACAATCGAAGCCTTGCTCGAGGCTGCCGTGCAGATCGTCACGGCGGATGGACCGCGAGCGCTGACGACGACCCGGGTCGCCAGGCGATCGGGCTTTGCAGTGGGGACGATTTACCAGTACTTCGCGAATAAGGACGAACTGATGGACGCGATGGTGCGTCGTCACGTCGACCATGTCGTGTGTTTTCTGGCGATCGCATGTCGCGATGCGCAAGGGGAATGTCTCGAAGAAATGATTGATGCGCTGGCGAATGCCTTCATTGCCGCGAATGCCGAACGTCCGCGTGAAGTTCATGCGATTCATGCCGTCTGGGCAAAGATCGGAAAAGCCGCACTGCTCCATGAAGGTTCTGCGCGCCTGCACCAAGCGACGCTCGACATGATCTCAAGCGTCAATGAGATGCAAGCGGCACGGCAGGAAACGATCAGTCATGCACTGGCTTCCATTCTGATCGGCATGCTCCTCGTACTTTTCGAACGTGGCATGGACGAAGCATTGATGGCCGTCATGAGGGAGCAACTTTCGAGGGTCCCTATCGCGGAAGCGATTGACGGCCACGATAGATTGACTAACTACTCAACGCCTCACGTCGCCAATGTTGTGACATGAATATCCCGCATACGCTCATCAGCATCGAAATGGCCAACGTCATCCAGTCGATCACGGCTGCCGGATCGGCGATCCGCAGTATGACCAGAGAAAGTGGCGGGCACAGATACGATATCGAACCGAGAAGCCCCAGATCGCAGAATCTGGATGCGTGATTCCACGCGACAAACGCTATTCCCAGCGGTCCCACGCCGATTGCCGCGATCCACGCAACATCGCGAGCGGACAGGTCGACTGACGGACCGGCCACGGCGTGCACGGCAAGCGCAGCGAGGCCGCTTGCAGCGCAGAACCCGCCGACGGCCCACGCGCTGTGTGCTTCGAACCTTGGTATGAGGAACGTATAACCCGCCCAGATGAGAGCGGCCGCAGCGGCGAAACCATATCCGATTGAATTGCGCGCTTCGAATGTGCCATTCGTCATGGGTTGCAGCACGAGCACCGCACATCCGCTGAAGCCGATCGCGCAGCAAGTCAGTTCGGCAAAGCATCCTCGCTTGCGTCCGCTGCAGACACTCGACATGAGGACGAGCAGAAACGGCCACGTGTAATTGATCAGGTTGGCAACGGGAACCGATCCATACGTGAATGATTTCAGCAAGCAAAAGTGATAGAGGAAAAGACAGCCGGACCCGAAGATAAACGTGGACCATCTGACCTTCCACGCGCTGATATGTCGGAGTGTGACGAGACTTCCGGCCACCAGTGCGAGCCCCGTGACCAGCAACGGAGGAAGATGCCGCAGTGGCATGCTCAGTGTTGCAAACGCAGACCAGAGAATGATCGCAGTGAACGCGGCAATATAAGGTCTCATTGTGCGCTCCTGCGCGACGTGCTCGTCACAATGTCATCCACCGCGCACTGAAGGTTCAGCATTCTTATCTGCTCGAGCATGAAGTCGATAAAGAGCCGCATCCGGGAAGGCATGTGCTGCTTGCTGAGATAGCACAGAAAATGGCTTCGATCGTCCGGTGCATATTGGTTCATGCAGGCGATCAGTCTGCCCGTCGCAATGTGATCGCAGGCCTGATAGCCGGCCACCTGCGCAATGCCATGGCCATCCAGGACTGCATTGAGCACGAGATCCGCGTCGTTGAAGGTCAGATGGGCGGTCGGCGCGTGTTTGATCAGATCGCCGGCCACCTTGAATTCCCATTCGTAGATTCTGCCGGACGAGAAACGGAAATTGATAGCGCGATGCCGTGGCAGATCCTGGATTTCCATCGGCAATCCGTTCTCCAGTACATACTCAGGAGAAGCGCAGAGAAGCATGTGCATGGGAATGATGCGGCGGGCAATGATCTGGCTGTCGTCCACGCGGCCGTTCCTGAATGCGATGTCGATACCGTCGCTCGTAAAGTTGGCCGGGCTATCGCACAGCATAAGGTCGATCGATACCTCCGGATACAAGCTCCGAAATCGGCTCAACAGCGGCGCGACGACTTTTCTTCCGAACCCTACAGTCGAACTGATCCGCAATAGGCCACGCGGCGGCCCGCCGCGCAGATCTCGCATTCGCTCGATCGCGTTCAGGATGCCGTCGATACCGGGCTTGCACGATTCGTAAAAGATCTCTCCTTCAGCCGTTAGTCCGACGCTGCGTGTGGTGCGTGAAAAGAGCTTGGTTCCGAGTTGCTGTTCCAGTTTCTGTATGTTCCGGCTTACGGATGATCGTCCAATGCCGAGACGATCTCCCGCCTTGGCGAAACTTTCTTCCTTCGCAACGGCGATGAAGGTCATGACGGCCGCGTAGCTCGTGGTGAAGCCTGCTGACAGCGTGTCCATAACCTCTTCCGGTGGCGAGCCTGAGTGATTGCGCATGGTCGATTCCATGAAGACGTTTTCCTCGCGAAGTCGATTCGACGCTGGTTTATAGTTGATTAAGCAGCGCTAGAGGCAAAACACTATGGACTTATCGCAAGCGCTAACAGCCGCTAACAACAAATAGCAGACAAAAGCGGCGGGATCGACGAACATTTGCGCACATTGATCCCTCAAGGAAATGGGATGCGTGATCGGGCAAACCGAATACGGAAGACCGCACAACAAGACGCGCAAGTGATTGCTTCATTTCTGCTGGCGCTCAATAACGCGGATGCCAGCGCGATGGCGGCGCTCTTCAGAGACGATGCGCTCGTCAACGATCAGCTTCGTGATTTTTGGGGACGCCCCGAAATTGAAGCGTGGATCGCGCGAGAAGTCATTGTCGACAATCTGAGAATCGAAGTTCTGCAGATGTCTCAGCACTATCGCGTGACGACGGTGGTTGGCGCCGTAACAGGTACATTCGACGCAAGAGGATTGCCGAATCCGCTGATCGTCAATCTTCACTTTTCGCTATTCAATGGAAAAATCGCACGACTCTTCATACTGCTCAACCGTCAGGTCGATACATTTCCCGACGTGCGAAGTCGTACCCTTAAAGCGATATAGCGCGTACGGAATCGGGCCGCTTACGGGTCCATGAAACTCAAAGTTTCAGTTTCTCTTGTTTAGTGGTTTGAAGGATTCGGTTTCGTGACTCGCTCAGATAGAATCGGTGCAGACCATGACTTCCAGCGAGACGATACTTGTTTTCCAGCTTATCGAAATTTGGAACGACGGCATCGCATTCAGTGACGACGAACTTTTCGTTCGGGCCGTTCTTCCTGTTTCCGGATAAGCGACTGCTTGTCTGTCATGGCAAGCAGGTCAAGCTGGGTAGTCGCGCGCTCGACATTCTGATTGCACTCGTGCGTCGTGCCGGAAGCGTCATCAGCGCGCGCGATCTTCTCGCGGAAGTATGGCGCGATACGGTCGTCGAAGAAGGGAGTCTTCGCTTTCATCTCGTCGCACTGCGCAAAGCGTTTGCCGATGGCGATCCGGGCGTCACGTATGTGATGAATGTACCCGGAAGGGGTTATACGTTTGTCGCGACCGTGACGCCGTGTGACGGGATTCAGTCGGGCGTCGAACTCAAGACCGCGCGGTCGGCTACGCGTGGTCAATCGCGGTTCGTGCATACGGGCGCCGCCATCGTTGGCCGGGAACGCGAAATAGAGCATATCGCCCAGCAACTCGAAGCGCACAGGTTCGTCAGTATTGTCGGTGCGGGCGGAATGGGTAAGACGACGGTTGCGAACGCGGTGATCGACCGGCTGCGCGCGGATTTCGACGGCAGGATCGTTTCCGTCGATCTCTCGGTGATTCAGGATTCGGAACTGATTTCGTCGACACTGGTGGCCGCGTTGCGTGAAGGGCAGGAAGCAGCCGCGTCGATCAGCGAAGTATGTGCGTCGATTGGCCATACCCGAATGCTCGTTTTTCTCGACTGCTGCGAGCATCTGATAGACGGTGTTGCTCAGGCTGCGCAAGTTCTCTATCGAAACGCGAGCGGCATTTATATTCTCGTGACGTCGCGGGAAATCGTGAATGTCGACGGTGAATTCGTATTCCGCCTGCCGCCGCTCGACGCGCCGCCACCGGGCGAGCCACTCAAAGCACACGATGCGCAACGCTATTCGGCAATCCGGTTGTTCGTCGAGCGCGTCGTGCAGGCGGGCTGCCGCTTCGAATTGACTGACGATAACGCGCAATCGGTGGGCAGGCTCTGCCGGGCTCTGGATGGCATTCCATTGGCGATTGAACTCGCCGCGCGACAGATGCCGACTTTCGGTCTCGTCGGGATTCTGGAACTGGTGGACAAGAAGAGCCGGCTCATGTGGCACGGACGCCGCACCGCCGTGCCGAGGCATCAGACGCTCGGCGCGACACTCGACTGGAGCTACGGGCTGCTGACCGGGCTGGAGCAGGTATGTCTGCGAAGGCTGGCGGTATTTGTCGGCTGCTTCGCGCTCGATGCGGCCGTGGCCGTGATCGGCGCAGAGGATATCGATCGCGCCGACGTGCTGAGAGCCATCAATCAACTGTCGAACAAGTCGCTTCTGGATGTGACGCCAGACGAGAGCGCAGTTCGCTACTTTCTGCTCGACACGACCCGTTCTTATGCGCGTGTGAAACTGGAAGAGGCTGGCGAGCTGGATCAGCTCTGCGCGCGCCACGCGTCATATTATGCGGCGGCGTGGCCCGCCGACGGCTTGCAGGAAAATGAAGGGGATAACTGGCTCGCCGATCTGGGCAATCTGCGCGCAGTGCTGGATTGGACGCTCATACGACAGCAGGACCTGGTGAAGGGCTGCAGGCTGGTCGCTTCATACGCAAAACTGCTGCTGCGAAAGTCGATGCTCGGCGAGGCCAGAAAATGGACTGGAATCGCGTTGTCGAACCTGGACGATGGCGAACGAGGAAGCTTGACGGAACTGGATCTCATTGCAGCCTATGGCCATACATTGCTGTTCACGGGCAACGACAGTGAAGAGGTTGGGCGCGCGTACGAGCGCGGCCTTTCCATTGCATTGTCGCTAGGCGACTCGGTTCGACATGACAGATTGCTGTGCGGGCTGATCATGTACCTTTACCGGACCAGCAATTTCGAGGGCGCCTATATGTTTGCGAGCGAAGCCGCGCAATGGATCATTGCGTGCGGCCGCGACGCTTCGACGGTTCAGTCGATGCTTGCTGTCACGTTGCATATGAAGGGCGAGATCGCGTCGTCATCCAGTCTCTGGGAGTCCGTGATTCTGTCGACCAGGGCGAATGGGGTAGATGTGGTGCAGCAGGCAGAATTCGGCACCAACCCTTACTTGCGTGCATTGAGCGGAAAGGCGAGAAATCTTTGGCTGACGGGTCAGTCTTCGGAAGCGGAGCGCGTCGCCAATGACGCCATTGAAAGCGCACGCTTGCTGTGTCATCCGGCCACTCAGTGCGTTACGCTGCTGTGGGCGGGAGAAGTTTTCGCGTGGGCAGAGAACTGGTCGAGACTGAACGAAATAACAGATGAGTTCGATGCCATCGTCAAGGTGAATAGATTCACACCATACCGTTACGTGGCGCTCGGGCTTCGCGGTCAGCTTTTGTATTCCGAAGGCCGGTTCGAGGAAAGCATTTCACTACTGGAAGACTGCCTGGATGGCATGATGAAGTGCCAATACACGATGACGGCGTCGGTGTTCAGGAATTCGCTGGCAATGGCGCTATGCGAAAGCACCGATACCCTGCGCGCGATTCTGGTCTGCGAGGAAGCGATCAAAGCAATCGAGCTGCACGGCGATGAGTTGTACCTTCCGCCGCTGCTCATGACCAAAGCTCGTGCTCTTCGTCTTGAAGGAGATCACGACGCGAGCGCTGCATGCTCGCGTCGTGCGTTTCTTTTGGCGAGGAAGCAAGGCGCAACCGCGTACGAGTCGCAAATCAGGCAATGCGGTTCATGTGATGTCTGGACTGACTAGAAGCGGCGCATCTGTCGATGTACATGCTAGCTGACTGGACGAAAGAATATATGCGTTCGATGTCCGCATGAAATTCCCCAACGCAACAGGGCATAGCGAGCAGTTCTTCGTCCACGCGAGGCCGGTTATGATTTTGGGCCGTGCATTCGATTTGCCATGATTTGCCTCGGGTTGGACTGACGCGTGCTCTGGCGGGCGGAGCATCCGCCGTGTGAGTGTGCGTTTGTCACGTGTGATGTCTTCAACTGCATCCTTGCTAGCGATAGCAATCGTGTTCATTTCATTGTTCTGGTTCGATAGCGGCTTAAGCGTTCGAGCGGGCAAGTGGCAACGGCGGTTTCCATGTTGCCGGAAGGACAACAATCAAGTGGCGTTCGCCCCTGCCATCAGGCACGAAGTGTGACTGCAGATAAAAAGGGCAAGCACAGCAGTGCTTGCCCTTACTTGCCTTCTTTCGACACGGTTTAGCTCTGGATGAACGCCAGAAGATCCGCGTTGAATTTCTCCTTGTGCGTGTCCGTCAAACCATGCGGCGCGCCTGGATAGACAATCAGCTTCGAGTCCCGGATCAGCTTCGCGGACGCACGCCCTGCTGCGTCAATGGGTACGATCTGGTCGTCGTCGCCATGGACGATCAGCGTGGGAACGTCGATCTTCTTCAGGTCTTCGGTAAAGTCCGTTTGCGCAAACGCCGCGATCGAATCGTAGGTGTTCTTGTGGCCGCCTTGCATGCCCTGCATCCACCACGAATCGATCAGACCGTGCGACGGCTTGGCGCCCGGACGATTGAAGCCGTAGAACGGACCCGCCGGCACGTCTTTGTAGAACTGCGAGCGGTTTGCCAGTTGCGCTGCGCGCAGACCATCGAATACGTCGATGGGCAATCCACCGGGATTCGCAGGCGTTTTCAGCATCAACGGCGGCACAGCGGAAACGAGCACGACTTTGGAAACACGCTTCGTGCCATGCCGGCCGAGATAGCGTGCCACTTCTCCGCCGCCTGTAGAAAAGCCCACCAGAATGGCATCCTTCAGACCGAGCGTCTCGAAGACGGTGGCGAGATCGTCCGCATAGGTGTCCATGTCGTTGCCATTCCAGGGCTGGCTCGAACGGCCATGTCCGCGACGATCATGCGCGACGGCACGATAACCGTGTGACGCCACGAACATCATCTGCGATTCCCAGCTATCTGAGCTGAGCGGCCAGCCATGACAGAACACGACGGGGCGGCCGGCGCCCCAATCCTTGTAGTACAGCTGTGTGCCGTCTTTCGTCGCGATGTAGCTCGCCGGATGTTGGCCATGAGGCTTCGAGACGCCTGACGACGCGCCCGGCTGCGCTGCCTGCAGCGCGCCCGGAATCAACGATGCCGCCAGGCCGCCAGCGGCTGCGGCGCTGCCGATCAAAATGTTTCGGCGCGCGGGATTCTGCTTCTGATTACTGTTTTTCGACATAGTCATTGCCCTTGTTTTAATGCCTTGCTTCAAATGCACTACCCATTAAATCTTCAGCTCATCGGTGCCCTTAGCGTGTTCGCGAGAATCATGTCGAACGCGTTTCTCGGTAGCGCGCCGGCTCGCTGTAGCGGCCGGAACACCGGGTCGCCGCGTCGAACGGGCACACCCGTCAGACCGCAAATGCCTGACGTGCGCGCGAAGCCTGCGCGCCACGTCTGATCTTCGAACCTGCCCAGCGTCGAATCGCTCCACGTAACCAGAATCGTGCAGGTGGTCTGCCACTCGATGCGGCGGATCGATGAAGCGTTGGCCATCGCGGTGGTCATCGGACTGCAGCGTTCGCGCGGCCCGCGCACTGCGGATGCGGGATTCTGCTGCGCGGCGAATCGGCCGCGACCTCGCAATCCGTTGACTATCTGGAACCATGGATCGATTCTGTTCATTTCCAACCTCTCTACGATGTGGCGACCTGCGTCACGACTCGCTCGTCTCGCCAGCCACGACGAGCGCGACGACATTCACGATGCCCTGCCTTGCCATCTTCGTGTACGGGCAAAACCGCTCGGTTTTGCGAACCAGCTCTTCGGCGACGGCACGATCGACGCCGGGCAGATGGACACGCGTATGCGCGCTCAGCACGAACAGGCCATCCATCGGGTCCCGGCCGAAGTCGACGGTGACATCGACTGACGCGTCGCGAATGCGAACCGCAGAGCGCGACGCCAACAGACTGAGCGCGCCGTGAAAACAGGCCGCATACCCCGCGGCGAATAACTGCTCCGGATTGGTTCCTCCACCGGGTCCGCCAAGCGCTTTCGGCATGCGTAGTTCGACGTCGAGCTGCCCGTCGTCCGAGCGCGCGATACCCGACGCGCGTCCATGACCCGTGCCGCCACCCGTGACGGTGACCGTGGTTGAATACAGGACGTGAGGCTCTTGTCCGGAATACTTGTCGAGTAGCGTCAATGGCGGTGGGCGTAGCGTTGTCATTCGTTTCGGTGTGTAGTGGCGGCTTGTTTCGACGCGCGCTCATTCTGCGCAGGGTGAATCGTAGGGGGAAGCGACGGCGTGCAGAAGACTCGCGGAGGGGAGCATGGTGTTGCATCCGGAACATCAATCGGGACGCTCTCGAATTTGGGGCCGTGATGGAGTTGAGTCAATTGATTCAGGCGTTCGCCCGTACAGTGTCATTCTGTGAAAGATTGACTTCCAAGATAATTCGGATGACAAACTATATGGGGCGTATCGAACGAATGCCTTGAGACGGAAGAAGCACGCCGCTAACCCGTGTGCAATCCGAACGAGCGTATCAGTTCCGCAACCAGCCGTTCAGCCTCGTCGCGATCGCGGACGTTCGTGAATCCCATCAGCAGGCCGCGCCGTCCGGGCGCGCCGTTGCGCCATGTCGTGAGGGCATGCACGGCGAAGCCCGCGTTGCGGGCGCGACTGGCCAGCACGACGTCGTCGAGATCGTCGCGTACGTCGACGAGAAGATGCATGCCGCCGTCTTGCAAATGAACGACGAAGCCTTCGGCGGCGTAGGGCGCGAGCGCTTCGGCCAGCAGTGCACGGCGTCGGGCGTATAGCGTTCGCATCCGCTTGATATGCCGGGAGAAGTGGCCTTCGCTGATGAACTCGGCAACAGCCGCCTGCAGCAATTCGGGGCAACCGCCATGCGTGGTACGCCTGCACGCCAGTTCGAACTGCGGAACGAGGCTTTGCGCGACGACCACAAACGAAAGCCGCAGCCCCGGAAACAGCACCTTGCTCAACGTGCCGCAATAGATCACCCGGCCGCCCGAGTCCATGCTTTTCAGCGCCGGTAATGGATGGCCGCGATACCGGTACTCGCCGTCGTAGTCATCTTCGACGATCCACGCGTCACGCTCGCCCGCCCAATCGAGAAGTTCGACGCGCCGCTGTAACGGCAACGCGACGCCCGTTGGACTCTGATGCGACGGCGTGACGACGGCGAGCCGCGCGTTGGGGAAGTGCGCGCGTCCATAGGCGACGTCGATGCCGTGTTGATCCACGGATACATCGCAGACGGGCAGGCCGAGTCGCTTCAGCGTTTGCGCAGTGGGCGGATAGCCCGGATGCTCGACCCAGGCGCTTTCGCGTGCAAGGCCGAGGGCGTCGACGGTCAACGCGAGGCTTGCGGTATAGGCGGGCACGATGAAGACCTGGCCCGCATCCGCGTCGATGCCGCGCGAGCGGTGCAGATAGGCAGCCAGCGCCTCGCGCAACGGCATGTAACCGGCGGGCGCGGGCTTGGTGAGCGATCCCGCCTTGCGAACTTGCCGCGCCATCAGTCCCGCCCAGAGCTTTCGCGGGAATTCGTCGAGCGCGGGCAGCCCCATCTGAAACGGTGCGGGACTGCCGCCATCCACTTCGATGATGTTGTCGGGCGCGCCCTCTGCGGGCAGCGGAGGCGCGGAGACAGCAGGTTTCTTCGCGCGAGCAGGCTGCGCCGGGGCCGTGTGTTCCGAGACGAACGTCCCTGCCGGACCACGGGCAACGAGGTAGCCCTCGCCGAGCAGGCGGTCGTAGGCGACCTGCACGGTGCCGCGAGCCACGCCCAGTTCGGTCGCCAACGCCCGCAAGGACGACACCTTCTGGCCGGGGCTGAGTTGTCCCTGCTCGATCATCGCGCGAAACCGCGCATAGATCTGCTCGTGGATGGGGGGAGCGCCGGGTTTCGCCCGGGCTGCTGGCTGTGTCATGGCCTGGTCTAAAGCAGGAAAAATGGCCCTGTTGGCTGGGTCATCGAACGACGACACTGAAGCCTACACCAACCCCTCTCCATCGGCATCATGACTGTCACACTGACCCTCCGACATGCCGAAACAGATGCCGATGTGATGGCCTGTTTCGACGTCATGCATCAACTGCGTCCCCAATTGAGTTCGCCCGAAGATTTCGCCGCGCGTGTCGCGCTGCAACGCGCACAGGGTTATCGCCTGCTAGGCGTTTGGGAAAACGGCAAGGCCGTAGCGCTGGCCGGCTATCGGCGCATCGACAACCTGATTCACGGTCGCTTCATCTACGTCGACGATCTGATCACGGACGAGGCGGGACGCGGCCATGGTCATGGCGAACGCCTGCTCGCCGAACTGGGCACGCTGGGCCGCGCGGAAGACTGCCAGCGTCTCGTGCTCGATACGGCGCTCGCCAACGCGCTCGCGCAACGCTTCTATTTCCGCTGCGGCCTGCTTGCCCGCGGCCTTCACTTCAGCATGGAGCTGGCATGAACAGCCTCAAGGTGTTGCTGCTCGATTGCAGCCCCCGGCGCGACAACTCGACGAGCCGGCACTTCACCCGTCAGTTGCTGCCTGCCATGGCCGAGCGACTGGGGCGGGACGTTCAGATCACGCGGCGCGATCTTGGCACGCAACCGCTGCCGCCCATCACGGAAGCGCACGCCGAATCGCTCGTGCTGCCCGGCGCCGTTGCGAAAGAGCGGTTTGGCGAGGCGCTCGCTGTATCGGACGAACTGATTCGTGAACTGGATCAGGCGGACATGCTCTGGATCTCGACGCCCGTGCACAACTTCACGGTGCCTGCCGTGCTCAAGAACTGGATCGATCACGTGGTGCGTATCGACGTGACGTTCGCCTCGGGCGCGAACGGCAAGGTCGGCTTGCTGCGCGACCGTCCGACCTTCGTTGCCGTGACCGCTGGCGGCGCGATGTTCCGAGAGCCTGCTTATCAGCCGGATTTCTTTCGACCGTATCTGTCGGCCGTGCTCGGCGTGATCGGACTCAAGGACGTCAGGTTCATGCATGCGGCTGGCCTCGCATCGACGGACGAGCCGCTTGCGCTCGTCGAGGAAAAGGCCGCGCAGTGGCTGCGCGACAACCCACAGCGCCACGCGTCACCCGAATCCAACATTTCTTCCATCGCTTAACCATTACTTTCTGGAGTTCATCATGAATGCACCTCGTCTCGCGTGGACCACGCTCGCACCCGTCCAGTTCAAGTCGTTGTATGCCGTCAGCCAGTCGCTGGCCGAGTCGTCGCTTGGCAGCAAGCTGATCGAACTCGTGCAGTCGCGCGTGTCACAAATCAACGGCTGCGCCTACTGTCTCGACATGCATACGCGCGAACTGCGCAAGGGCGGCGAATCGTGGCAGCGTCTGAGCGTGCTGTCGGCCTGGCGCGAGACCCACTTCTTCACCGCCAAAGAGCAGGCCGCGCTGGCGTGGGCCGAATCCTTGACGTCCCTGCCTGATGGCCATGCGGATCGAGAAGTCGAATATCAGGCATTGCGCGAGCGCTTTAGCGATGGCGAAATCGTCGAATTGACGTGGG
Coding sequences within:
- a CDS encoding NAD(P)H-dependent oxidoreductase, which codes for MNSLKVLLLDCSPRRDNSTSRHFTRQLLPAMAERLGRDVQITRRDLGTQPLPPITEAHAESLVLPGAVAKERFGEALAVSDELIRELDQADMLWISTPVHNFTVPAVLKNWIDHVVRIDVTFASGANGKVGLLRDRPTFVAVTAGGAMFREPAYQPDFFRPYLSAVLGVIGLKDVRFMHAAGLASTDEPLALVEEKAAQWLRDNPQRHASPESNISSIA
- a CDS encoding carboxymuconolactone decarboxylase family protein, with the translated sequence MNAPRLAWTTLAPVQFKSLYAVSQSLAESSLGSKLIELVQSRVSQINGCAYCLDMHTRELRKGGESWQRLSVLSAWRETHFFTAKEQAALAWAESLTSLPDGHADREVEYQALRERFSDGEIVELTWAVAVINAWNRMGIGMHQPVDANPID